Proteins encoded by one window of Mustela erminea isolate mMusErm1 chromosome 5, mMusErm1.Pri, whole genome shotgun sequence:
- the GSC gene encoding homeobox protein goosecoid: MPASMFSIDNILAARPRCKDSVLPVAPSAAAPVVFPALHGDSLYGAGGGASSDYGAFYPRPVAPGGAGLPAAVGGSRLGYNNYFYGQLHVQAAPVGPACCGAVPPLGAQQCSCVPTPPGYEGPGSVLVSPVPHQMLPYMNVGTLSRTELQLLNQLHCRRKRRHRTIFTDEQLEALENLFQETKYPDVGTREQLARKVHLREEKVEVWFKNRRAKWRRQKRSSSEESENAEKWNKTSSKASPEKREEEGKSDLDSDS, translated from the exons ATGCCCGCCAGCATGTTCAGCATCGACAACATTCTGGCCGCCCGGCCGCGCTGCAAGGACTCGGTGCTGCCCGTGGCGCCCAGCGCCGCGGCTCCCGTCGTCTTCCCGGCCCTGCACGGGGACTCGCTCTACGGCGCCGGCGGCGGAGCCTCCTCGGACTATGGCGCCTTCTATCCGCGCCCCGTGGCCCCCGGCGGCGCAGGCCTCCCGGCCGCGGTCGGCGGCTCCCGCCTCGGGTACAACAACTACTTCTACGGGCAGCTGCACGTGCAGGCGGCGCCCGTGGGCCCGGCCTGCTGCGGGGCCGTGCCGCCGCTGGGTGCCCAGCAGTGCTCCTGCGTTCCGACGCCCCCAG GCTACGAGGGCCCCGGCTCGGTGCTGGTGTCCCCGGTCCCGCACCAGATGCTGCCCTACATGAACGTGGGCACGCTGTCGCGCACCGAGCTGCAACTTCTCAACCAGCTGCACTGTCGGCGGAAGCGGCGCCACCGCACCATCTTCACCGACGAGCAGCTGGAAGCGCTGGAGAATCTCTTCCAGGAGACCAAGTACCCAGACGTGGGCACCCGCGAGCAGCTGGCCCGGAAGGTGCACCTCCGCGAGGAGAAAGTGGAG GTCTGGTTTAAAAACCGCCGTGCCAAATGGAGGCGGCAGAAGCGGTCCTCTTCGGAGGAATCGGAAAACGCCGAGAAGTGGAACAAGACGTCGTCTAAGGCGTCgccagagaagagggaagaggaaggtaAAAGCGATTTGGACTCGGACAGCTGA